In a genomic window of Neoarius graeffei isolate fNeoGra1 chromosome 13, fNeoGra1.pri, whole genome shotgun sequence:
- the hmgb2b gene encoding high mobility group protein B2b isoform X1 → MAMVKDANKPKGRTSAYAFFVLSCREEHKKKNPGIPVNFTKFSKTCSERWKTLAVTEKKKFEDLAKADKDRYDREMENYVPPKGMGKKERKKKDPNAPKRPPSAFFVFCSEHRPTVKGEYPSLSIGDIAKKLAEMWAKQSPKDRMPYEQKAAALRQKYKKDIAAYRAKGGAGGGASKRGPGRPPGSTKKAMVEADDDDEDEEEEEDEEEDEEEEDDE, encoded by the exons CCATGGTGAAGGATGCAAATAAGCCGAAAGGCCGGACCTCAGCATATGCCTTCTTCGTTCTCTCCTGTCGGGAAGAACACAAGAAGAAGAACCCGGGTATCCCAGTGAACTTCACCAAGTTCTCCAAGACCTGTTCTGAGCGGTGGAAG ACTCTAGCCGTGACTGAGAAGAAGAAGTTTGAAGACCTGGCGAAGGCAGATAAGGACCGCTATGATCGGGAGATGGAGAACTATGTCCCTCCAAAAGGCATGGGGAAGAaggagaggaagaagaaggaCCCCAATGCTCCCAAACGTCCCCC GTCAGCGTTCTTTGTCTTCTGTTCAGAGCACAGGCCAACAGTGAAGGGTGAATACCCCAGCCTGTCCATCGGAGACATTGCCAAGAAGTTGGCTGAGATGTGGGCTAAACAGAGCCCTAAAGACCGCATGCCCTACGAGCAGAAAGCAGCTGCCCTGCGCCAGAAATACAAGAAG GACATAGCTGCATACCGTGCTAAGGGTGGAGCTGGGGGCGGAGCTTCCAAGCGGGGCCCGGGCCGACCCCCAGGCTCCACTAAGAAAGCTATGGTCGAGGCTGATGATGACGACGAGgatgaggaggaagaagaggatgaggaggaagacgaggaggaggaggatgacgagtag
- the hmgb2b gene encoding high mobility group protein B2b isoform X2 — MVKDANKPKGRTSAYAFFVLSCREEHKKKNPGIPVNFTKFSKTCSERWKTLAVTEKKKFEDLAKADKDRYDREMENYVPPKGMGKKERKKKDPNAPKRPPSAFFVFCSEHRPTVKGEYPSLSIGDIAKKLAEMWAKQSPKDRMPYEQKAAALRQKYKKDIAAYRAKGGAGGGASKRGPGRPPGSTKKAMVEADDDDEDEEEEEDEEEDEEEEDDE; from the exons ATGGTGAAGGATGCAAATAAGCCGAAAGGCCGGACCTCAGCATATGCCTTCTTCGTTCTCTCCTGTCGGGAAGAACACAAGAAGAAGAACCCGGGTATCCCAGTGAACTTCACCAAGTTCTCCAAGACCTGTTCTGAGCGGTGGAAG ACTCTAGCCGTGACTGAGAAGAAGAAGTTTGAAGACCTGGCGAAGGCAGATAAGGACCGCTATGATCGGGAGATGGAGAACTATGTCCCTCCAAAAGGCATGGGGAAGAaggagaggaagaagaaggaCCCCAATGCTCCCAAACGTCCCCC GTCAGCGTTCTTTGTCTTCTGTTCAGAGCACAGGCCAACAGTGAAGGGTGAATACCCCAGCCTGTCCATCGGAGACATTGCCAAGAAGTTGGCTGAGATGTGGGCTAAACAGAGCCCTAAAGACCGCATGCCCTACGAGCAGAAAGCAGCTGCCCTGCGCCAGAAATACAAGAAG GACATAGCTGCATACCGTGCTAAGGGTGGAGCTGGGGGCGGAGCTTCCAAGCGGGGCCCGGGCCGACCCCCAGGCTCCACTAAGAAAGCTATGGTCGAGGCTGATGATGACGACGAGgatgaggaggaagaagaggatgaggaggaagacgaggaggaggaggatgacgagtag